A window from Falco naumanni isolate bFalNau1 chromosome 3, bFalNau1.pat, whole genome shotgun sequence encodes these proteins:
- the IRX4 gene encoding iroquois-class homeodomain protein IRX-4, with amino-acid sequence MSYPQFGYPYSSAPQFLMSTNSLTTCCESSGRTLAETGAAASAQTPVYCPVYESRLLATARHELNSAAALGVYGGPYAGPQGYGNYVTYGTEAPAFYSLNSLEAKDGSGSAHAGIAPAAAYYPYDHTLSQYQYDRYGTMDGGTRRKNATRETTSTLKAWLQEHRKNPYPTKGEKIMLAIITKMTLTQVSTWFANARRRLKKENKMTWPPRNKCSDEKRPYEEEEEEEGSQEEAMKSGKAEEPTGKEEKELELSDLEDLDAAESESSECELRRPFPHPLPHPHPHPGGSHPPRAAEPPAKMPPPPAAAEEEEEVAAAERARSCLKTAAEECGPDLLGARQRGCESKMCFQQGQQLLEAKPRIWSLAHTATSLNQAEYPSCMLKRQGGSAAAAVSAPVSVIDRHQDSPVTNLRNWVDGVFHDPLFRHSTLNQALSNTTVSWATTKGAILETGALGRAVGNGANVLKGQLSNLAHHDSNKEFLAFPKSGSKMFCS; translated from the exons ATGTCATATCCTCAGTTTGGCTACCCTTACTCCTCTGCACCCCAG TTCCTGATGAGCACCAACTCCCTGACGACCTGCTGCGAGTCCAGCGGACGGACGCTGGCTGAGACGGGGGCGGCCGCCTCCGCCCAGACCCCCGTCTATTGCCCGGTGTACGAGAGCCGCCTGCTCGCCACCGCCCGACACGAGCTCAACTCCGCCGCCGCCCTGGGGGTCTACGGCGGCCCCTACGCCGGGCCCCAGGGCTATGGAAACTACGTGACCTACGGCACCGAGGCCCCCGCCTTCTACTCCTTG AACAGTTTGGAGGCGAAGGACGGGAGCGGGTCTGCGCATGCGGGCATCGCCCCGGCGGCTGCCTACTACCCCTACGATCACACCCTCAGCCAGTACCAGTACGACAG GTACGGCACGATGGACGGTGGGACGCGGAGGAAAAACGCCACTCGGGAGACAACCAGCACGCTGaaggcctggctgcaggagcaccGCAAGAACCCCTACCCCACCAAGGGCGAGAAGATCATGCTGGCCATCATCACCAAGATGACCCTCACCCAGGTCTCCACCTGGTTCGCCAACGCTCGCCGGCGGCTCAAGAAGGAGAACAAGATGACCTGGCCGCCGCGGAACAAGTGCTCGGACGAGAAGCGGCCCTacgaggaagaggaggaggaggagggttcGCAGGAAGAGGCGATGAAGAGCGGGAAAGCCGAGG AGCCCACGggcaaggaggagaaggagctggagctCAGCGACCTGGAGGACTTGGACGCCGCCGAGTCGGAGAGCTCGGAGTGCGAGCTGAGGCGGCCCTTCCCGCACCCGCTCCCGCACCCGCACCCGCACCCAGGCGGCAGCCACCCGCCGCGGGCCGCCGAGCCCCCCGCCAAGatgccgccgccgccggccgccgccgaggaggaggaggaggtggcggcggcggagcgggcgCGGAGCTGCCTGAAGACGGCGGCGGAGGAGTGCGGCCCCGACCTGCTCGGCGCCCGGCAGCGCGGCTGCGAGTCCAAAATGTGCTTccagcaggggcagcagctgctggaggcgAAGCCCAGGATCTGGTCCCTGGCGCACACCGCCACCTCCCTCAACCAGGCCGAGTACCCCTCCTGCATGCTGAAACGGCAGGGGGGctcggccgccgccgccgtctCCGCCCCGGTCAGTGTCATCGACAGGCACCAGGATTCGCCGGTCACCAACCTCAGGAACTGGGTGGACGGGGTGTTTCACGACCCCCTGTTCAGACACAGTACTTTGAACCAAGCCCTGAGCAACACGACAGTTTCCTGGGCTACCACCAAAGGAGCCATTCTGGAAACGGGCGCCTTGGGGCGCGCGGTGGGGAACGGCGCCAACGTGCTCAAGGGGCAGCTCTCAAACTTGGCCCACCATGACTCAAACAAAGAGTTTCTGGCGTTTCCCAAATcaggaagcaaaatgttttgttcctAA